From the Patescibacteria group bacterium genome, the window AGAATAGAATGCGGAAAGAAAGACGTTTCCGATTACATTCGCTCAAGATTCTCCTTTTCCAGGTGGCTAATTGAGGTCAAAGAGCACTATGAGATATCGTCCAAGACCTTAATTGCTAAGCATCCGGATTTTCAGATTGTTGAGGTCAGGGCGCTGTTTTTTGAGGCCGAAGGGTATATTGACAGCTTTGAAGTGGGCACTCCAGAAGAATTTGTCATAGCCATGGAGAAGCTGCCGCCGCCGTTCAAGGCCATTGACCTATTCCTTCTTGACCCGGAAAAGCCGATTCTCGATGCCTGGACGGCCGACCAACCGGCTGACGCTGATCCGGAAGATGTACAAAAAATCGGACTGGTGGCCAATGCCGGCTAACTGCCTGGCGGTGACAGCCTGGCAAGATCCTGTACACAAAGACCCTTAGCGTTTACGCGTTAAGGGCCTTTTCATTATGCCCGACGGACGTCTCGGTAGAATTAGTTTCGGGTTTACGAAAGCTAATGCCAGGTGTTGCGTCTTAATTTGTATGGTCAATAACTAATTCAAATAGATTTAATTACAAACTTATGAACAAAATGAATCCAGTAGTGCATTTCGAGATGCCGGCGGAAGATAAAAAGCGCATGGCGGATTTTTACAGCAAAGTTTTTGGCTGGAAAACCGAAATACTCGGCCCGGAGATGGGGGAGTATGTAGTCGTTACTACGACCGAAACCGACGAGAAGAAAATGGTTAAAAAGCCCGGGGCGATTAACGGCGGATTTTACGAAAAAACCGCTGATATGGGCGAGATGCACCCGTCCGTCGTTATCGCGGTGGACG encodes:
- a CDS encoding VOC family protein, whose product is MNKMNPVVHFEMPAEDKKRMADFYSKVFGWKTEILGPEMGEYVVVTTTETDEKKMVKKPGAINGGFYEKTADMGEMHPSVVIAVDDINESIKKVKAAGGKVLGGMAKSGEPDDIPGVGLYVSIIDTEGNRVGMLQPKGM